The proteins below are encoded in one region of Anaerobaca lacustris:
- a CDS encoding aryl-sulfate sulfotransferase, whose amino-acid sequence MMMLTSKRIMLAVLLTACFGVVVVQAAATTPGLPDDFPELVATQYGETAPGVFIGWLGWWVVDYYVVLDQSGYPLFYSKTDAMSYPGVTPSGLISAPAVRGFALKDETFTTVDSFQLSEGYNVDIHDFKLLPNGHALLMGTYQRHIDMSRIVPGGRPDARITGNVIQEIDANKNVVFEWHALDHIPIADSFYDLTQKNIDYAHINSVNLDPLDNTLLLCFRTTSDIVKVSRSTGEILWRLGGRGNDFTFIGEHEENAPYYFVGQHAVWRFRNGNLLLFDNGNISGGGLTESDRDYSRAVEYHLDETNMTATLVWQYRHDPDIMSPSGGRVQPLGNGNVLIDWGRAIPLGTPEVPLATEVSATGELVYELHYATATKGARLQKYVWNSPDLVQSQTHFGIGRGGIYDSDETGVTVTVNSLDGPAYNGLVAKRHAEATRFPRFAGKPPQVLVERVTLSGFGIDAITADVGFDVQRIDFDDPTQLTVYHRSCVGRGVFGPLATRYDSAAGQLIVADAPLGEFIFTYPDAPEIPLRPILYAPQDLATVNQAQPVTLEWTSRGFARSFHLQVATDAEFGDVVVDAAGLTETRYTVDNVAPATTYYWRVNTSNYGGTGEWATQSFTTAAPMIQVQTPNGGEQWQRGLTYFIRWDDNLSEDVVIELYKGDAFVETIAKTPSIGAYEWEADLAVDPGDDYAIQVTSAVDETIRDRSDATFSIK is encoded by the coding sequence ATGATGATGTTGACCAGCAAGCGAATCATGCTTGCCGTGCTCCTGACGGCATGTTTCGGCGTCGTCGTCGTCCAGGCCGCCGCTACGACACCCGGCTTGCCCGACGATTTTCCGGAGCTTGTCGCCACACAGTACGGCGAAACGGCCCCCGGTGTCTTCATTGGGTGGCTGGGGTGGTGGGTGGTCGATTACTACGTGGTTCTGGACCAGTCCGGCTATCCCCTGTTTTACAGCAAGACGGATGCCATGAGCTATCCCGGCGTGACGCCCAGCGGGCTGATTTCGGCGCCGGCCGTGCGCGGCTTCGCTCTCAAGGACGAAACGTTCACGACGGTCGATTCCTTCCAGTTGAGCGAGGGCTACAATGTGGACATCCACGATTTCAAGCTGTTGCCCAACGGCCACGCCCTTCTGATGGGAACGTATCAGCGTCATATCGATATGAGTCGGATCGTCCCCGGCGGCCGGCCGGACGCTCGGATCACCGGGAACGTCATCCAGGAAATCGACGCCAACAAGAACGTTGTGTTTGAATGGCACGCCCTGGACCATATCCCGATCGCCGATTCCTTTTATGATCTGACGCAGAAGAACATCGACTATGCCCATATCAATTCCGTGAATCTGGACCCGCTCGACAATACGTTGCTGCTCTGTTTCCGAACGACGTCCGACATTGTGAAGGTCAGTCGGAGCACCGGGGAAATCCTCTGGCGACTTGGCGGCAGAGGCAACGATTTCACCTTCATCGGCGAGCACGAAGAGAACGCGCCATACTACTTCGTGGGCCAGCATGCGGTCTGGCGATTCCGCAACGGCAACCTTCTGCTCTTCGACAACGGGAACATCTCCGGAGGCGGGCTCACCGAAAGCGATCGGGATTACAGCCGGGCCGTGGAATATCATCTCGACGAGACCAACATGACGGCAACGCTGGTGTGGCAATACCGTCACGACCCGGACATTATGTCGCCCAGTGGCGGCCGCGTTCAACCCCTGGGCAACGGCAATGTCCTCATCGACTGGGGCAGGGCCATACCGCTCGGCACGCCGGAAGTGCCCCTCGCCACCGAAGTCTCCGCGACCGGCGAGCTGGTGTATGAGCTGCACTACGCCACAGCAACCAAGGGCGCCCGCCTCCAGAAGTACGTGTGGAACAGTCCCGACCTGGTTCAGTCGCAGACACACTTCGGAATCGGGCGAGGCGGCATATACGATTCAGACGAAACGGGCGTTACGGTCACCGTCAACAGCCTGGACGGTCCGGCGTACAACGGACTGGTGGCCAAGAGGCACGCCGAGGCGACGCGGTTTCCGCGATTTGCCGGCAAGCCCCCCCAGGTGCTGGTCGAGCGCGTGACGCTGTCGGGGTTCGGCATCGATGCCATAACGGCTGACGTGGGCTTCGACGTTCAACGCATCGACTTCGACGATCCGACGCAGTTGACCGTCTATCATCGCTCCTGCGTCGGTCGGGGCGTGTTTGGCCCATTGGCGACACGCTACGATTCCGCCGCCGGGCAGCTCATCGTGGCCGACGCACCACTGGGCGAGTTCATCTTCACATATCCCGATGCGCCGGAGATTCCGCTCCGACCCATCCTGTATGCCCCGCAAGATCTTGCCACGGTCAATCAGGCGCAGCCTGTTACATTGGAGTGGACATCAAGAGGCTTCGCCCGATCGTTCCACCTCCAGGTGGCTACGGATGCCGAGTTTGGCGACGTGGTGGTGGATGCCGCCGGCCTGACGGAGACTCGCTATACCGTTGACAACGTGGCGCCGGCGACGACCTATTACTGGCGGGTGAATACGAGCAACTATGGTGGGACCGGCGAATGGGCCACCCAGTCCTTCACGACCGCCGCACCGATGATTCAGGTCCAAACGCCCAACGGCGGCGAGCAATGGCAACGCGGCCTGACCTACTTCATTCGGTGGGACGACAATCTGTCGGAAGACGTAGTGATCGAACTCTACAAGGGCGACGCATTCGTCGAGACGATCGCCAAGACCCCCAGCATCGGGGCCTACGAATGGGAGGCCGATCTGGCTGTGGACCCGGGCGACGACTACGCGATCCAGGTCACAAGTGCCGTTGACGAAACGATCCGGGACCGGAGCGACGCAACGTTCTCGATCAAATGA
- a CDS encoding arylsulfotransferase family protein yields the protein MRRTMRVALLLWLLCSSAGWADELNTQNALPHNFPSLTAHVYDANALADGYIFLAVATEVQGVGYYLMVLDNDGIPYAYRELPDDYAYDFKVQPNGLLSYAQFIHHHSFIGGGHCVWVLLDHNLDIVEEIRMGNGYIAEAHDFQLLPNGQALVFGYYMSQVDMSRIVQGGHPAAQVSGGVVQELDADRNVIFQWRSWDHYDFADFAFRRATNKTVSAFHLNTIEMDTDGSFFLATPSWVKKIDRQTGQIVYHLGGDENEFTLVGDGADASHFGGHAFGRIANGNVLIYNNGNRQGTTSSSVHEYRLDEENRIAEHVWSFVPQTPIPAWHRGNAQRLPNGNTFIGWGGASGKPIPTCSEVTADGRIVFELYFDNPEVESYRAFRLPFPGHVRGIEVTEYELATGNTYVFADDGGDTGVTIKVIDRTGDGYNEVTVQRMPFSPLYPEFPGKAPRLLPLRFTVSQHGILSISAEIAFDASSLDFAEPEALTVYYRRYPDSGLFLPLATTYNPATQRVRALVSGVGEFVLGYPDVADVPFAPLLHEPQSLRVMDFMANHPESLRADRDYTVNQTLPVSLSWSPAGFARFYHLQVSRDPDFAVLDVDDDSLVEARYVLETVERDTVYHWRVNTYNHGGVGEWSYGSFATVEPAIQLVAPNGGETLSRGLEYFVRWTDNLDEDVEIELYKDHVLVQSIGVAPSDGAYAWEVGLNLEPGDDYTIRIVSTVDGTLADTSDGTFTVE from the coding sequence ATGAGAAGGACAATGCGTGTAGCCCTACTGCTCTGGCTGCTGTGCAGTTCAGCCGGTTGGGCGGACGAACTCAACACCCAGAACGCACTGCCTCACAATTTCCCATCGCTCACAGCCCATGTGTATGACGCTAACGCCCTGGCGGACGGGTATATCTTCCTGGCGGTGGCGACCGAGGTCCAGGGCGTGGGCTACTATCTGATGGTCCTCGACAACGACGGCATTCCTTACGCCTACAGGGAACTGCCGGACGATTACGCCTACGATTTCAAGGTGCAGCCCAACGGCCTGCTCAGCTACGCCCAATTCATCCATCACCACTCCTTTATCGGTGGCGGCCACTGCGTCTGGGTGTTGTTGGACCATAACCTGGACATCGTGGAAGAAATCCGGATGGGCAACGGCTACATCGCCGAGGCCCACGACTTCCAACTGCTGCCCAACGGCCAGGCCCTGGTGTTCGGCTATTACATGAGCCAGGTGGACATGAGCCGGATCGTTCAGGGCGGCCATCCCGCAGCCCAGGTCTCCGGCGGCGTCGTTCAGGAACTGGATGCGGACCGCAACGTCATCTTTCAATGGCGAAGCTGGGACCACTACGACTTCGCCGACTTTGCGTTCCGCCGGGCCACGAACAAGACGGTCAGCGCATTTCATCTGAACACGATCGAGATGGACACCGACGGCAGCTTCTTCCTGGCGACGCCGTCCTGGGTCAAGAAGATCGACCGTCAGACCGGGCAGATCGTCTATCACCTGGGCGGCGACGAGAACGAATTCACCCTGGTCGGCGACGGGGCCGACGCGAGCCACTTCGGAGGTCATGCCTTTGGTCGCATCGCCAACGGCAACGTCCTGATCTACAACAACGGCAACCGTCAGGGCACCACGTCGTCGTCCGTCCACGAATACCGCCTGGACGAGGAGAACCGAATCGCCGAGCATGTGTGGTCCTTCGTCCCACAGACGCCGATCCCCGCGTGGCATCGCGGCAACGCGCAGCGTTTGCCCAACGGCAATACCTTCATCGGCTGGGGCGGGGCCAGCGGCAAGCCGATCCCCACCTGTTCGGAAGTGACGGCCGACGGCCGGATCGTCTTCGAGCTGTACTTCGACAACCCCGAAGTGGAAAGCTACCGCGCCTTCCGGCTGCCCTTCCCCGGACACGTCCGGGGCATCGAGGTCACCGAATATGAACTGGCCACGGGCAACACGTATGTGTTCGCCGACGATGGAGGCGACACCGGCGTCACGATCAAGGTGATCGACCGAACCGGCGATGGATACAACGAGGTGACGGTGCAACGCATGCCGTTCTCGCCGCTGTACCCGGAGTTCCCCGGCAAAGCCCCGCGCCTGCTTCCGCTGCGCTTCACGGTCTCGCAACACGGCATCCTGAGCATCAGCGCGGAGATCGCATTTGACGCCAGCAGTCTGGACTTTGCCGAGCCCGAGGCCCTGACGGTGTACTATCGGCGGTACCCCGATTCCGGCTTGTTCCTGCCCCTGGCGACGACCTACAACCCGGCCACGCAGCGCGTCAGAGCGCTCGTGAGCGGAGTCGGCGAATTCGTCCTGGGCTACCCGGACGTCGCCGATGTGCCGTTTGCACCGCTGCTTCACGAGCCCCAGAGTCTCCGGGTGATGGACTTCATGGCCAACCACCCCGAATCCCTTCGGGCCGACCGGGACTACACGGTCAATCAGACTCTGCCCGTCTCGCTGTCCTGGAGTCCGGCCGGATTCGCTCGTTTCTACCATCTCCAGGTATCGCGCGATCCGGACTTCGCGGTTCTGGACGTCGATGACGACAGCCTCGTGGAGGCGCGCTACGTCTTGGAGACGGTCGAACGCGACACGGTGTATCATTGGCGCGTGAACACCTACAACCATGGGGGCGTAGGGGAGTGGTCCTATGGGTCGTTCGCCACGGTCGAGCCTGCGATCCAACTGGTCGCGCCGAACGGCGGTGAAACCCTGTCTCGCGGCCTGGAGTACTTCGTCCGATGGACGGACAATCTCGACGAGGACGTGGAGATCGAGTTGTACAAGGACCACGTGCTTGTCCAGAGCATCGGCGTGGCGCCCAGCGACGGAGCATACGCATGGGAAGTGGGCCTGAACCTGGAACCGGGTGACGATTACACGATCCGGATCGTGAGCACCGTGGATGGGACCCTGGCCGACACAAGCGACGGCACATTCACAGTAGAGTGA
- a CDS encoding DUF6057 family protein has product MRNDNRIRRGDENRADRLRWERWLWAGLFLGLFVYVWMGIRPQWLHSGFGVFVAYPVFSWESAFLRSALSVPGGPLNALAALLAQTYRSPSLGALAIVAVSGVLFGGVLCLLRSMRAARLRDLAWVPAIVASMIYSRYDDPLPALLALGLSIWMAVLYQVVPMRTLPVQAGVFGVLFALAYWWAGAAAFVFAGVVCLIEALQHRKTLAAIVQVVLAGGAAIVLGRFIFGLEPRAIYSVGTLWDSSGRFEFAAFSHSLIVVLYAFVPALVLTVSLGRVLAGVQRRSCVPARQGERGRSPYLLWTVARVLAVIVTTAVCLMVSRNHLRDERALHHYAQQRDWEQVVALAHRMRGKRPFTRSGVFDTNRALAHLGRLGDELCAYPQDETRTLFLGFDAMFGRFQHAKLLELYLDLGCPNAAEKNAYELLDNEGPSPYVLEAMVRIHLAKGRHESARIAFEALRKYAGSGRYIRQWQDVITDPAKADSHPLVRAWRRAQATTDHAVAGIAFEPLLRRLLHDTPDHRLAFEYLMAHFLLKHQRAAIVSGLPLLAPLGYTRLPHHYAEAVLVHSLETKAPPDMRGWTIDPEVNDRFRQIRAAVQNARGDNQAVFDTLAARYGDTYTFYSLFNVCGVR; this is encoded by the coding sequence TTGAGAAACGACAACCGCATAAGAAGGGGCGATGAGAACCGGGCGGATCGCCTGAGATGGGAGAGGTGGCTGTGGGCAGGTCTCTTCCTGGGGCTGTTCGTCTACGTCTGGATGGGAATTCGGCCCCAGTGGCTGCATTCTGGATTCGGTGTATTCGTGGCTTATCCGGTCTTCTCCTGGGAGAGCGCGTTCCTGCGATCCGCGCTGAGCGTTCCCGGCGGGCCGCTCAACGCGCTGGCTGCGCTGCTGGCGCAGACGTATCGCAGCCCATCGCTGGGGGCCCTGGCGATTGTCGCGGTGTCGGGTGTGCTCTTCGGTGGCGTATTGTGCCTGCTGCGTTCGATGCGGGCCGCCAGGCTCAGAGACCTCGCCTGGGTCCCTGCCATCGTCGCGTCGATGATCTACAGCCGCTACGACGATCCGCTGCCGGCGCTGCTGGCCCTGGGCCTGTCGATCTGGATGGCGGTTCTGTACCAGGTGGTTCCAATGAGGACCCTGCCGGTGCAAGCAGGTGTGTTCGGGGTCCTGTTCGCGCTGGCCTACTGGTGGGCCGGAGCGGCGGCCTTCGTCTTCGCCGGCGTCGTCTGCCTGATCGAGGCCTTGCAGCATCGAAAGACTTTGGCGGCGATCGTCCAGGTCGTCCTCGCCGGCGGCGCGGCGATCGTCCTGGGCCGATTCATCTTCGGTCTTGAACCGCGGGCGATCTACAGCGTCGGCACTCTATGGGATTCGAGCGGCCGCTTTGAGTTCGCGGCCTTCTCACATTCGCTGATCGTCGTTCTCTATGCCTTCGTCCCGGCTCTGGTTCTGACGGTCTCCCTGGGTCGCGTTCTCGCCGGCGTTCAGCGTAGGTCGTGCGTCCCCGCACGACAAGGCGAGCGGGGACGCTCGCCCTACCTGCTGTGGACCGTGGCGCGCGTGCTCGCAGTGATTGTGACGACGGCCGTGTGTCTGATGGTTTCACGCAATCACCTTCGTGACGAGCGGGCGCTACACCATTACGCACAGCAGAGGGACTGGGAGCAGGTCGTCGCCCTGGCCCATCGCATGCGTGGCAAGCGCCCCTTCACTCGCTCCGGCGTCTTCGATACCAACCGCGCGCTGGCGCACCTGGGTCGGCTGGGCGATGAGCTGTGCGCCTATCCTCAGGACGAGACACGGACGCTGTTCTTGGGTTTCGACGCCATGTTCGGGCGATTTCAGCACGCCAAGCTGCTGGAGTTGTACCTTGACCTGGGCTGCCCGAACGCGGCCGAGAAGAATGCCTATGAACTACTCGACAACGAAGGACCGTCCCCGTACGTGCTGGAGGCGATGGTCCGAATCCATCTGGCCAAGGGCCGGCACGAGTCGGCCCGGATCGCCTTCGAGGCTCTGCGGAAGTACGCCGGCAGCGGGCGGTACATCCGCCAATGGCAGGACGTTATCACCGATCCCGCCAAGGCCGACAGCCATCCGCTGGTTCGGGCCTGGCGCCGGGCGCAGGCGACAACGGACCACGCCGTGGCCGGGATCGCCTTCGAGCCGCTGCTCCGGCGGCTGCTGCACGATACGCCGGACCACCGACTGGCATTCGAATACCTCATGGCGCACTTCCTGCTCAAGCATCAGCGGGCCGCGATTGTGAGCGGCCTGCCTCTGCTGGCGCCACTGGGTTACACGCGGCTTCCGCACCACTATGCCGAAGCCGTGCTCGTCCATTCGCTCGAGACCAAGGCCCCGCCGGATATGCGAGGATGGACGATCGACCCGGAGGTGAACGATCGGTTCCGTCAGATCCGGGCCGCGGTGCAGAACGCACGCGGCGACAACCAGGCCGTCTTCGACACGCTGGCCGCCCGGTACGGCGACACGTACACCTTCTATAGCCTCTTCAACGTCTGTGGCGTCAGGTGA
- a CDS encoding alpha-L-rhamnosidase N-terminal domain-containing protein — protein sequence MKRLTALTILACLAMATSVHAAQYPLYAGQNIEIGFVKVWHNANGLRVIYRITDEAWILVDTKLAVATNLNGIPRNKPGNPIPGQFPYTEPNGGGVISDTRHPYLIPWSAICNGGSPCDVVIAAHADVQKLGDPVTECVVSSTTSATLESGTPAVEAWQPFDPDNDYWDNNINYSFPDEAKWIWSSYRTSQPISGEIVAFETIFNIASACITSGQLRITADNGYEVNINGNFVGDAQVYGDWKTSNFTQAFVDVDGWQSVETWDVTGFLQGGANTMSIVAANEYMGPLDGQSNGTVDSNPAGLIFELCYTCRAVRKEETAWGYGPRFVPKGNWATYIQYTVE from the coding sequence ATGAAACGTTTGACAGCACTTACCATTCTTGCCTGCCTGGCGATGGCAACAAGTGTGCACGCGGCCCAATACCCACTCTATGCCGGGCAGAATATCGAGATCGGCTTTGTCAAAGTCTGGCATAACGCCAACGGTCTACGAGTCATCTACCGAATTACGGATGAGGCTTGGATTCTCGTCGACACGAAGCTCGCCGTGGCCACAAATCTCAACGGTATCCCGAGGAACAAGCCGGGTAACCCAATCCCCGGACAGTTCCCGTACACCGAGCCCAATGGGGGCGGCGTGATCTCAGACACACGTCATCCGTACTTGATCCCGTGGTCAGCCATCTGCAACGGCGGGTCGCCATGCGATGTGGTCATCGCCGCCCATGCGGACGTTCAGAAGCTCGGCGATCCCGTAACTGAGTGCGTCGTCAGCAGTACCACAAGTGCCACACTGGAAAGTGGCACCCCGGCTGTAGAAGCTTGGCAGCCTTTCGACCCTGATAACGACTACTGGGATAACAACATCAATTACAGTTTCCCCGACGAGGCCAAATGGATCTGGAGTTCTTACAGAACTTCTCAACCCATCTCGGGCGAAATTGTTGCCTTCGAGACCATCTTCAATATTGCCAGTGCCTGCATCACTTCGGGTCAGTTACGTATAACCGCAGACAACGGCTATGAAGTGAATATCAACGGCAACTTCGTAGGAGACGCCCAGGTGTATGGCGACTGGAAGACGAGCAACTTCACCCAGGCCTTTGTCGACGTGGACGGCTGGCAGAGCGTCGAAACGTGGGATGTGACCGGTTTTCTCCAAGGCGGCGCCAACACCATGTCCATTGTGGCGGCCAACGAGTACATGGGGCCCCTTGACGGTCAGTCCAATGGCACGGTAGACAGCAACCCCGCCGGACTGATCTTCGAATTGTGCTACACTTGTCGTGCTGTACGGAAGGAAGAAACCGCTTGGGGTTACGGCCCGCGCTTCGTCCCTAAAGGCAATTGGGCAACGTATATCCAGTACACAGTTGAGTGA
- a CDS encoding outer membrane lipoprotein-sorting protein: MRYGTCAWAVALMALGAARLLPAAEPSPEERGLAIATEADRRERGYGDSTANLRMVLRNKQGQTSERELRIRTLEVENDGTRSLCIFDTPPDVKGTILLTHAHKEADDDQWLFLPALRRIRRIAAQNKSGSFMGSEFSYEDIATQELGKHTYRWLRDEVYDGNDCYVIERTPVDKANSGYSRQVAWLDKEHYRTWKVDYYDRKNDLLKTLTFKDYRKYAERFWRATRMDMVNHQTGKSTILTWSDFTFGTGLREIDFDRNSLTLLR; the protein is encoded by the coding sequence ATGAGATACGGAACCTGTGCATGGGCCGTTGCCTTGATGGCCCTCGGGGCGGCGCGGCTGTTGCCGGCCGCCGAGCCGTCGCCTGAGGAACGGGGTCTGGCCATCGCCACCGAGGCGGACCGGCGCGAGCGGGGATACGGCGACAGCACCGCAAACCTGCGCATGGTCCTGCGCAACAAGCAGGGTCAGACCAGCGAGCGGGAGCTTCGCATCCGCACGCTCGAAGTCGAGAACGACGGCACGAGGAGCCTGTGCATCTTCGACACGCCGCCCGACGTCAAGGGGACGATCCTGCTGACCCACGCGCACAAGGAGGCCGACGACGACCAGTGGCTCTTCCTGCCGGCCCTGCGCAGGATTCGACGGATCGCCGCGCAGAACAAATCGGGCTCGTTCATGGGCAGCGAGTTCTCCTATGAAGACATCGCCACGCAGGAGCTGGGCAAGCATACCTACCGCTGGCTCCGGGACGAAGTCTATGACGGCAACGACTGCTATGTGATCGAGCGGACGCCGGTGGACAAGGCCAATTCGGGCTACTCGCGCCAGGTGGCCTGGCTCGACAAGGAGCACTACCGCACCTGGAAGGTGGACTACTACGACCGCAAGAACGACCTGCTCAAGACGCTGACCTTCAAGGACTACCGCAAATACGCCGAGCGGTTCTGGCGGGCGACGCGCATGGACATGGTGAACCACCAGACGGGCAAGAGCACGATCCTGACCTGGTCGGACTTCACATTCGGGACGGGACTGAGAGAGATCGACTTCGACAGGAACAGTCTGACGCTATTGAGGTGA
- a CDS encoding efflux RND transporter permease subunit, with the protein MARATWIMTRIEDFLGDWVVRHRWWIILLTVPAIGLAAWGIRHLHINNDTRVFFGEQNPQYQALKALEHTFSNEQNVLFIVAPKDGNVFTRQTWTAIAELTDAGWQVPYSSRVNSVANYQYTRGEGDDLIVEALVSDPETMSDDQFETARKVTLAQQTILNRLISPSGHVAGVFVSLAMPPEHRRATPEVAKAATEILEDVRRRYPQIDFYLTGSVMVDQAFGEASKRDFATLAPAMFFTMAIIIGLALRSFFGVLAALTVIALSMLTGLGLAGWMGIPLTAASASGPGLILTLAVADCVHILSTMLHLMREGVPRRKAIARAVQINLKAVFLTSITTVIGFLSLNFSESPPFRDLGNMVGLGVMAAFFCSVLLLPALMAVLPCSAGPDQKNHIRIHCDKLASVVIRRVNALFPLTLVLGLVASLGMVRIELNDNFLTYFDETFAFRRATDFLIENLGGWDIIEYPLSSGESGGVADPNYLTTLDEFAQWYRRQPKVIHVGTFSDTMKRLNRDMHGGDEAYHGIPDSRELAAQYLLLYELSLPFGHDLNNQIDVDRDTSRFTVMFESMSAQELHEIDDKASEWLRANAPPHMHISGTGLSLIWADITHRNIRSMLKGSFGALFLISIIMTAALRSFRLGLISLVPNLLPPAMAFGVWGLINGQVGLALSVVVAMTIGIVVDDTVHFLSKYDRARREHEMTPAQAVRYAFQTVGTAMWVTTVALVAGFSLLTLSRYRMSSEMGLMCAIVIALALLMDFLLLPSLLLKIDRRGDKLAAAKKSQQDRQDGCL; encoded by the coding sequence GTGGCAAGAGCAACATGGATTATGACGCGAATCGAGGACTTTCTCGGCGATTGGGTGGTCAGGCATCGTTGGTGGATCATCCTGCTGACGGTGCCGGCGATCGGTCTGGCCGCATGGGGCATTCGCCACCTTCACATCAACAATGACACGCGAGTCTTCTTCGGCGAGCAGAACCCACAGTATCAGGCGCTCAAGGCCCTGGAACACACCTTCAGCAACGAACAGAACGTTCTGTTCATCGTCGCCCCCAAGGATGGCAACGTCTTCACCCGGCAGACTTGGACCGCCATCGCCGAACTGACCGACGCCGGTTGGCAGGTTCCTTATTCCTCTCGCGTCAACTCGGTGGCCAACTATCAATACACTCGAGGCGAGGGCGACGATCTGATCGTCGAGGCCCTGGTCAGCGACCCCGAAACCATGTCGGACGACCAGTTCGAGACGGCGCGGAAAGTGACGCTGGCGCAACAGACGATCCTCAACCGGTTGATCTCCCCTTCCGGTCACGTCGCCGGCGTGTTCGTCAGCCTGGCGATGCCGCCCGAACACCGGAGGGCGACCCCGGAAGTGGCCAAGGCCGCAACGGAAATCCTGGAGGACGTCAGGCGCCGATACCCGCAGATCGACTTCTACTTGACCGGCTCGGTCATGGTCGATCAGGCCTTCGGGGAGGCCAGCAAGAGAGACTTCGCCACGCTGGCGCCGGCCATGTTCTTCACGATGGCCATTATTATCGGGCTCGCGTTGCGGTCGTTCTTCGGGGTGCTCGCAGCCCTGACCGTCATCGCACTGTCGATGCTTACGGGCCTGGGTCTGGCCGGCTGGATGGGCATCCCTCTGACCGCCGCCTCGGCCAGCGGTCCCGGCCTGATTCTCACGCTGGCGGTGGCCGATTGCGTCCACATCCTCAGCACGATGCTGCATCTGATGCGGGAGGGTGTGCCGCGACGCAAGGCCATTGCCCGAGCCGTGCAGATCAACCTCAAGGCCGTCTTCCTCACCAGCATCACGACGGTCATCGGCTTTCTCAGCCTGAACTTCTCCGAATCGCCTCCGTTTCGTGACCTGGGCAACATGGTGGGCCTCGGCGTCATGGCGGCGTTCTTCTGCTCGGTCCTGCTGCTGCCGGCCCTGATGGCGGTGTTGCCGTGTTCGGCCGGACCCGATCAGAAGAACCATATCCGCATCCACTGCGATAAGCTGGCAAGTGTCGTCATCCGCAGGGTGAACGCCCTGTTCCCGTTGACGCTCGTGTTGGGCCTTGTCGCGAGCCTGGGGATGGTTCGCATCGAATTGAACGACAACTTCCTGACGTACTTCGACGAGACGTTTGCCTTTCGACGGGCCACGGACTTTCTCATCGAGAACCTCGGAGGCTGGGATATCATCGAATACCCCCTCAGCTCCGGCGAATCCGGGGGCGTCGCCGACCCGAACTACCTGACCACGCTCGACGAATTCGCCCAGTGGTACCGCCGGCAACCCAAGGTCATTCACGTCGGCACGTTCTCGGACACGATGAAGCGTCTCAATCGGGACATGCACGGGGGCGACGAGGCCTATCACGGCATCCCGGACAGCCGGGAGCTGGCGGCCCAGTATCTGCTGCTGTACGAGCTGTCACTGCCGTTCGGACACGATCTGAACAACCAGATCGACGTCGATCGCGACACGTCCCGATTCACGGTGATGTTCGAGAGCATGAGCGCCCAGGAACTGCACGAGATCGACGATAAGGCTTCCGAGTGGCTTCGAGCCAATGCGCCGCCGCACATGCACATCTCCGGCACGGGTCTGTCGCTGATCTGGGCGGACATCACGCATCGCAACATCCGCAGCATGCTCAAGGGCTCGTTCGGCGCGCTCTTTTTGATCTCCATCATCATGACGGCGGCCCTGCGGAGCTTCCGGCTCGGCCTGATCAGCCTGGTGCCGAACCTCCTGCCGCCGGCGATGGCGTTCGGCGTCTGGGGGCTCATCAACGGCCAGGTGGGTCTGGCCCTTTCGGTCGTCGTCGCCATGACCATCGGCATTGTCGTGGACGACACGGTGCACTTCCTGAGCAAGTACGATCGGGCCCGGCGCGAACATGAAATGACCCCGGCCCAGGCCGTACGATACGCCTTCCAGACGGTGGGGACCGCCATGTGGGTCACAACCGTGGCGCTGGTGGCCGGGTTCAGTCTGCTGACTCTGTCGCGCTACCGGATGAGTTCCGAAATGGGTCTGATGTGCGCGATCGTCATCGCACTGGCCCTGTTGATGGACTTTCTGCTGCTGCCCAGTTTGTTGCTGAAAATCGACCGCCGAGGTGATAAGCTGGCCGCTGCCAAGAAATCGCAACAAGATCGGCAGGATGGTTGTCTATGA